The window GGAGACCTCAACGGCTGCCCGGGCATCCAGGCTCTTGCGGGAGAGAAGTCCCAGGTAGCGGCAGAGACGGCTTGTGTGGGTGTCCAGGGGCATCACCAATGCGTGCGGGGCAAGCGATGGCCACAGTCCCAGGTCGATGCCATCGGGGCCACGGCTCATCCAGCGAAAAAACAGGTGCAGGCGCTTGCAGGTGCTGCCATCGGCCGGATCGGGCAGCAGGTAGCGAAACCCACGGGTGAGTTCCCGACGGTGGCGACGCTGGCGCAGGGTTTGTACGAAGTGGGAGGCGGCCTGCAGGTGATGCGCCCTGGCGAGCGTGCCTGCGTCCTCAGGGCGATCGGTGTCGTGGGGAATGCGGGCGCGGTAGAGCGCCTGGAGGCTTCCCTCCCGGCGTAGTGTGATCCCAAGCGCGACCGCGAGATCCGCCAGATCCTCGCCGCGGGTCATGCGGTAGGTGAACGCCGGCCACCGGGTCACAAGATCTTCCAGTGGGGTCACCCGGAGCGTGTGGGCGGGGTGGGGGCCAAGAGGCGCCAGTGCCTGCACGATCGCATTGCGCAACACCTTGACCTGTCCGTAGGCCAGAGAGCTGGCAAAGAGCGCGGCCACTTCCCGGTCGTCGTCGTTTTCGTACTCCCAGACCCGACCCACAGGATCGTGGTCGCGACGGGCGAGGTGGTCGCATTCGGCGATTGTTTCTTCAAGCAGGGCTTTAAGTATGGGGGCGTTTTTCATGGAAATTCGGTGTGAGAATGAAGGCGAGAAATTCTTTTAGACAAAATTTTTGACCCTCGGCCAGCCTCGCATAGGGTGTGCCTTCGATGTGGGAGAGGCGCGGTGGAACGCGGCCTCACCCTGGCACCCGACGATGCGCCCGAAGTCACGGAGGACTCAATGGCCACCAAAAAGAAGATGACCCTGTACCTGCCCGAAGAGCTTCTCAATGAGATGCGGCAGGAGGCCCTTCGCCAGGATCGCTCGTTGAGCTGGATCATGGAAGCTGCCTGGAAGGTCGCTCGGGAGCGACTTCGTGAGATGCCCGGGGTCGAGGAGCTCTACGAAGACTACGAAGACTACGAGGCCGCCAGCTA of the Lujinxingia sediminis genome contains:
- a CDS encoding TIGR04563 family protein, with translation MERGLTLAPDDAPEVTEDSMATKKKMTLYLPEELLNEMRQEALRQDRSLSWIMEAAWKVARERLREMPGVEELYEDYEDYEAAS
- a CDS encoding TIGR02757 family protein, with the translated sequence MKNAPILKALLEETIAECDHLARRDHDPVGRVWEYENDDDREVAALFASSLAYGQVKVLRNAIVQALAPLGPHPAHTLRVTPLEDLVTRWPAFTYRMTRGEDLADLAVALGITLRREGSLQALYRARIPHDTDRPEDAGTLARAHHLQAASHFVQTLRQRRHRRELTRGFRYLLPDPADGSTCKRLHLFFRWMSRGPDGIDLGLWPSLAPHALVMPLDTHTSRLCRYLGLLSRKSLDARAAVEVSERLAALDPEDPLKYDFALCHLGIGRRCIHRRSEDHCPGCPIEDACTL